One genomic segment of Hymenobacter psoromatis includes these proteins:
- a CDS encoding carboxypeptidase-like regulatory domain-containing protein yields MPRKNTWCGWLFAPLLAVGLAGCGQAGETTAATPQTTVVVPPPMPVVAVSPTASEAPTAPVIETKSPPASGTPRVLAARRAAPAPPEAVPAPEAAPVPEAAPVPEAVAPVAAPPATRTQAGRVLDENGRPLIGATIMLKGSTKGTSTDATGSYSLEVPGGDNILVVGYGGYQDETATAHDGQPLNVTLLPTPGKSKPRRK; encoded by the coding sequence GTGCCGCGAAAAAATACCTGGTGCGGCTGGCTGTTTGCGCCGCTGCTGGCCGTTGGGCTGGCAGGCTGTGGCCAGGCTGGCGAAACCACCGCGGCAACCCCCCAAACTACCGTGGTTGTTCCGCCCCCCATGCCGGTGGTAGCGGTGAGCCCCACCGCCTCGGAAGCGCCCACCGCCCCGGTCATCGAAACCAAGAGCCCGCCGGCCAGCGGTACTCCGCGGGTACTTGCTGCGCGCCGCGCCGCGCCCGCGCCCCCGGAAGCCGTCCCCGCGCCCGAAGCCGCCCCGGTGCCCGAAGCCGCCCCGGTGCCTGAAGCCGTAGCTCCGGTTGCGGCCCCGCCCGCCACCCGCACTCAGGCTGGCCGTGTGCTTGACGAGAACGGCCGGCCGCTGATAGGAGCCACCATCATGCTCAAAGGCAGCACCAAGGGCACCAGCACCGATGCCACCGGCAGCTACTCGCTCGAAGTGCCCGGCGGCGATAATATCCTGGTGGTAGGCTACGGCGGCTACCAGGACGAAACCGCCACCGCCCACGACGGCCAGCCCCTGAACGTGACGCTGCTACCCACCCCCGGCAAAAGCAAGCCGCGCCGGAAGTGA
- a CDS encoding APC family permease — MAKNCPTPAFMPDALPPSSPATADAPHFKRALTLFDSVMLVTGSMIGSGIFLVSADISRQVGSAGWLLVVWLLTGLITMAGAISYGELAAMFPKVGGQYVYLREAFGRLVAFLYGWTLFLVIQTGVIAAVAVAFAKFTGVMVPWFSVKNVLFNLGPFPFSSVQLLAIILIVAITAVNARGVQAGKLIQNVLSSTKLVALALLILFGLFLGLNADAVQANFHDLWHATRSPAPGVGGAVLPLSAGGLVIGIGMAMTGSLFSSDSWNNIGFAGEEIQNPERTLVRSMAIGTAIVTVLYILINVVYLLVLPLQGSPEAATLAGRGIQYATDDRVATAVAESVMGQAGAYVLAILIMLSTFGANNGIILSGARAYFAMAKDGLFFPSLARLNRAGVPGRALWVQCLWACLLCLSGSYGQLLNYVMFSVILFYLITIIGIFVLRRTRPDAPRPYRAWGYPLLPGLYVVLAAAFCVILLIAPDTAEYSRYGLGLVALGLPVYFLFGRKMGEVIK, encoded by the coding sequence TTGGCAAAAAACTGCCCTACCCCCGCTTTTATGCCCGACGCCCTACCCCCCTCTTCTCCCGCTACCGCCGACGCGCCGCACTTCAAGCGGGCGCTGACGTTATTTGATTCCGTGATGCTCGTCACGGGTTCCATGATTGGCTCGGGCATCTTTCTGGTGTCGGCCGATATCAGCCGGCAGGTGGGTTCGGCGGGCTGGCTGCTGGTGGTGTGGCTGCTCACGGGCCTCATCACAATGGCCGGGGCCATCAGCTACGGCGAGTTGGCGGCCATGTTCCCCAAGGTGGGCGGGCAGTACGTGTACCTGCGCGAAGCCTTCGGCCGGCTGGTGGCTTTCTTGTATGGCTGGACGCTGTTTCTGGTGATTCAGACCGGCGTTATCGCGGCCGTGGCGGTGGCGTTTGCCAAGTTTACCGGGGTCATGGTGCCGTGGTTTTCGGTCAAAAACGTGCTGTTTAATCTCGGCCCGTTCCCGTTCAGCTCGGTGCAATTATTGGCCATTATCCTCATCGTGGCCATCACGGCCGTGAATGCGCGCGGCGTGCAGGCGGGCAAGCTGATTCAGAACGTGCTCAGCTCCACGAAGCTGGTGGCGCTGGCGCTGCTTATCCTGTTTGGCTTGTTTTTGGGGCTGAATGCCGACGCGGTGCAGGCCAATTTTCACGACCTCTGGCACGCCACACGCTCGCCCGCGCCGGGGGTAGGCGGCGCGGTGCTGCCGCTGAGCGCGGGCGGCCTGGTCATCGGCATCGGCATGGCCATGACCGGCTCGCTGTTTTCCTCCGATTCGTGGAACAACATCGGCTTCGCGGGCGAGGAAATTCAGAACCCCGAGCGCACGCTGGTGCGCAGCATGGCCATCGGCACGGCCATCGTCACGGTGCTCTACATCCTGATAAACGTGGTGTACCTGCTCGTCCTACCCCTGCAAGGCTCGCCCGAGGCGGCCACGCTGGCCGGCCGCGGCATCCAGTACGCCACCGACGACCGCGTGGCCACCGCCGTGGCCGAATCGGTGATGGGCCAGGCCGGGGCCTACGTGCTGGCTATCCTCATCATGCTCAGCACCTTCGGGGCCAATAACGGCATCATCCTGAGCGGGGCGCGGGCGTATTTTGCAATGGCCAAAGACGGGCTGTTTTTCCCCTCGCTGGCCCGCCTCAACCGGGCCGGGGTGCCGGGCCGGGCCCTATGGGTGCAGTGCCTCTGGGCCTGCCTGCTCTGCCTGAGCGGCAGCTACGGGCAGCTACTTAACTACGTCATGTTTTCGGTTATCTTGTTCTACCTCATCACGATAATCGGCATTTTTGTACTGCGCCGCACCCGGCCCGATGCGCCCCGGCCCTACCGCGCCTGGGGCTACCCCCTGCTGCCGGGCCTCTACGTGGTGCTGGCCGCGGCCTTCTGCGTCATCCTGCTCATCGCCCCCGACACGGCTGAATATTCGCGCTACGGCCTGGGCCTGGTGGCGCTGGGCCTACCGGTGTACTTCCTGTTTGGGCGGAAGATGGGTGAAGTGATTAAGTGA